CATAAAGTTAGAGAGTATGAAAATATGGGTTTTTATAAATATCAACAGAGGATTGCTTTGAGAAATTGTGGGCTAATTGAACCTCATAATATAAGAGAATATATAGCTCGTGATGGATATCGAGCTTTAGGAAAAGCATTGACGGAGATGACTCCTGAGGAAGTAATTGATGAGGTAAAAACTTCTAAGTTACGCGGTAGAGGAGGAGGAGGTTTTCCTACGGGGGTTAAATGGGAATTAGCGAAAGCAGCAGAGGGATCTCCCAAATTTATTATCTGCAATGCTGATGAGGGGGATCCAGGAGCATTTATGGATCGTAGTATTTTAGAAGGGGATCCACATAGTGTGATTGAAGGCTTGGCTCTTGGAGGTTATGCTATTGGAGCTAATCAGGCGTATGTTTATGTAAGAGCTGAGTATCCATTGGCAGTAGATAGACTGGAGAAAGCTATTAAGTTAGCTAAAGAATTGGGAGTATTAGGAGAAAATATCTTCGACAGTGATTTTGATTTTAATGTGGAGATTCGAGTTGGAGCTGGTGCTTTTGTTTGTGGTGAAGAGACTGCATTAATTCATTCTGTTCAAGGAGATAGAGGTGATCCAAGGGGAAAACCTCCTTATCCTGCAAATGAGGGTTTATGGGACCAGCCAACAGTAATCAATAATGTAGAAACTTTAGCTAATATTCCTCAAATTATTTTGAATGGAGGAAATTGGTTTAGCCATATTGGAATTGATGAAAGCACTGGAACGAAGGTTTTTGCTTTAGCTGGAGATATCTATAATACTGGATTAATTGAAGTTCCTATGGGAACAACACTTAGAGAAATAATCTTTAATCTTGGTGGCGGGATTCCTGATAATAAAGAGTTTAAGGCGGCTCAGACTGGGGGGCCTTCTGGAGGATGTCTTCCGAAGGATAAATTGGATATTTCAATGGATTATGATTCACTATTAGAAGTTGGTTCAATGATGGGATCAGGTGGTTTGATTGTAATGGATGAAGACACCTGTATGGTAGATGTAGCCCGCTTTTATTTAGATTTTACGCAGGATGAAGCTTGTGGTAAATGTACTCCAGGAAGAGTAGGGACTAAGCGTTTGCTAGAGATGTTAAATAGGATTGTCAACGGTGAAGCAGAGGAGAATATTCTTGACAAATTAGAAGCACTTTGTCATGAGATTAAGAAGACAGCTCTTTGTGGTTTAGGTCAGTCAGCTCCTAATCCAATTTTAAGCACATTGAAATACTTTCGGGATGAGTATGAGGCTCATGTTTTTGATAAATATTGTCCTGCCGGAGTTTGTAAAGAACTGTCAGGTTATAAAATAGATGAAGATGCTTGTGAAGCATGTGGTGTTTGTAAGGAGAAATGTCCTGTTTCAGCGATTATAGGTGATAAAGAGGAAGGATATGAAATTGATCCTGAGATCTGTGAAAGTTGTGGTATTTGTGAAGAAGAGTGTCCTTATGAAGTAATTACCAGAGGTTAAGTTTGAGAGGAGGTTAATTAGTGGTTAGTATAACAGTAGATGGTCAAGAGGTAGAAGTAAAAGAAGGAGCAACAGTATTGGACGCTGCTGAGAAGCTAAATATTGATATTCCAACTCTTTGTTATTTAGAAGATTTGAATGAACCTGGTTCTTGTAGAGTCTGTTTGGTTGAAATAGAGGGAGAAGAGAACTATCAGCCATCTTGTGTTTATAATGTAACTGATGGATTAGAAGTAAGGACTAATACTCCAGGAGTTATAGAAGCCAGAAAGAAAATGATTGAATTGTTATTATCTGACCATCCCTTTGATTGTTTGACCTGTGCTGCTAATCAGAACTGTGAATTACAATCGCTAGCAAAACAGTACGGTATTAGAGATATAGATTTTGATGGTGAGCGAAATGAGTTTCCTGTTGATGACTTATCTCCAGCATTAGTTAGGGAGCCTAGCAAATGTATTCGCTGTCGGCGTTGTATTAATGTTTGTAGTGAGATTCAGGAAGTACATATCTATGATATGAATGAACGAGGGTTTGATTCCGTTGCTGCTCCTGCTTTTAATGAAAGTTTGATGGATACTCCCTGTATTACCTGCGGTCAGTGCATTATGGTCTGTCCTACAGGAGCATTACATGGACAGGACGATAAACAGAAAATCTGGGATGCTCTTGCTGATGATTCAAAACATGTAGTTATTCAGACTGCTCCTGCAATTAGAGTTACTATCGGTGAAATGTTTGGTATGGAAGTAGGTAGTTTGGTTACTGGTAAGCTAGTATCTGCTTTAAAGAAAGTAGGTTTTGATAGGGTTTTTGATGACTGCTTTGGTGCTGATGTTGTTGTAATGGAAGAGGGACATGAGTTAATGGAGCGTTTAGAGAGTGATAAAGATTTACCGCAGTTTACATCTTGTTGTCCAGGTTGGGTTAAATTTTGTGAATCCTTTTATCCGTCGCTATTGGATAATTTATCTAGCTGTAAGTCACCACAGCAGGTATTTGGGGCTTTAGCTAAGACTTATTATGCTGAAAAGGTAGGAATTGATCCTGAAAATATCTTTTCTGTTTCAACTATGCCTTGTGTAGCTAAAAAGTATGAAGCTCAGCGGCCAGAAATGAATGATAGTGGTACGCAAGATGTAGATGCTGTTTTGACTACTCGTGAATTAGGAGAGATGATCAAGCAAATAGGGATTGATATTAAAGACTTACCTGAACAAGAATATGATGAGCCTATGGGATATGCTACTGGGGCAGGAGTTATATTTGGTTCTACTGGTGGAGTACTAGAAGCAACACTCCGTACTGTTTATGAAAAATTAACAGGCGAAAGGTTAGAGGATTTTGAAATACAGGAAGTAAGAAGTCAGGATTTTAATGAAGCTGAAGTGAAATTGGATGAAGAGCGGAGTATAAAAGCAGCAGTAGCTAGAGGAACAGGAAATGCACGCAAATTGATTCATCGTGTACTATCTGGTGAAGCTGATTATGATTTTGTAGAAGTAATGGCTTGTCCAGCCGGAGGATGTGTTGGTGGCGGTGGACAGCCGATTTATTCTGGACGTGATCGATGGGGAAGAATGGTCGAAGATAGGGTAGCGAGAGCAGATGGACTATTTGAGGCAGATGGGAAAAAAGATATTAAAGTTGCTCATGAGAATCCATTTGTTAAAGAATTATATGATAGCTTTCTTGAGAAGCCGCATGGAGAAAAATCTCAAAAGTTATTGCATACTACCTACAAGGATAGACAGTTATATACTCATGAAGAACGTTATAGTGAGAAAAAGGGTAAAGAGATGAAAGAAGCAGATAAAAATAATTAATATTAAGCCCCCTTCTTAATTAAGAAGGGGACTTGCAAAATTTGTTAATTGAATTTAGTTTAAACAGAGATATCTTTTTCATCTAAGGGAAGTACAGTTTCATTTGAAACATCATTAATTACTTCTGCGGCAGAAGTATACCAAGCCATAAGAGCACAAATGATTCCCATATATCCGCCTAGTGTTCCGAATTTAGGTGCTACTAGATCTCCGAGAGCCAAGAGGAAGAAAGTAATCCATAGTGTTAAGAAGATAAGCCAAAGTGCCCTATTTAACTTAAAAGTACCTAACCACATATAAAAAGTGAAAATTCCCCAGGCAGTAAGTACTAATCCTATAGAAGTAGCTGCATTAGCGCCTAAATCGATCCAACCTAGTGCAGTAGAATATTCAAGTAAAGCAAAGAACATCCACCAGGCACCATAAGAAGTAAAAGCAGTTGCTCCAAAAGTATTACCTGTTTTGAATTCCCACATTCCAGCCATAAATTGAGCCAAACCACCATAAAATAATGCTAATGGAAAAACTATTGCTTTTCCTCCTGATAAAATTCCAGCATTATAAAAACTAAGTACAAAAGTTGTTAGTGCAAAACCAGCTAATCCTAATGGTGCTGGATTAGCTATCTTATTAGTAGTCATGTTTTATACCTCCATTTTAATAAGTATAATAGATTTAATCATTTATTATATTATTTGTAGGGTTTAGTATAAGATCACATCCTTTCTATAATGACATTATTATAGGAATTATATATAAATTAGTTTTAAATGTCAATAATTTTCTAAATTTTTTAATAGAATATTTATCGTGCAGGAATAATTCTTTTGATTAAGAATTAATAGGTGAAAGTTCCATTTAAAATTTTGGTAGGAGGGGTAAGATGGTTTATGAGCTAACAATAAATACTAATTCAAAGACTGAAATGGTAGATATAACTAATAAAATTCAGGGTTTAATTTTGGATTCGGGCATGGAAGGTGGAATTTGTACTCTATTTGTGCCTCATACTACTGCTGCGGTTACTATTAATGAGAATGCTGATTTGACAGTACAGAAAGATATTTTAAAAGAATTAAATAAAGTAATTCCTTTTGAAGATGATTACCAACATTTAGAAGGTAATTCAGCTGCTCATATTAAATCAACTTTAGTTGGATGTAGTCAACAATTGATTATCGAGAAAGGAGAATTAGTTTTGGGAACTTGGCAGGGGATTTATTTTTGTGAATTTGATGGTCCCCGTTCTAGAAAATTAAAAGTGAAATTGGCTTAATAAGAATAGGCAGAGGAGGAAAGGGATGTTAGTAGATTACCATGTTCACCCTATTGCTCACGATGATGGGGATCATTCAGAAGATAATTTAAGAGAATTTGTTAAACAGGCTAAAAAGGTGGGAGTTAGAGAATTAGGAATTGCTGATCATAATCGTTACTTTGATGCTTTTCAACCTGAAAATATTCAGACTATTAATAAAGAATTTGGAGAAGTTGAACTTAAATTTGGAATTGAGATGGATTATACTCCTGGACAAGAAGAAGAGATTGCTGAATTTTTAGATGAATTTGAGTTAGATTATGTAATTGGTTCTATACATTATCTTGGTGATTGGATGTTCGATCATCCTGACTATGTTGATGAATATAATAATCGTGATATTGATGAAATATATGAAAGATACTTCAATTATGTATCACAAGCTGCTAAGTCAGGTTTGTTTGACATTATAGGTCATCTTGATTTGATTAAAGTTTTTGATTTTCACCCCTGTTGTGATATATTAGAATATGCTAAACTAGTTTTAGAGACGATAGCTGACGAAGACCTTTGTATTGAGATTAATACTAATGGGCTTAATAAACCGGTAGAAGAGATTTATCCTAGCCGTAAGATATTACAGGAAGCTTACAATTTAGAAATTCCAGTTACTTTAAGTTCTGATGCTCATGTTCCTGAACGAGTAGGAGAAGAACTAGAGATGGCAAAAGAAATTTTAAAAGAAATAGGATATAGAGAAATAGCTACTTTTAAGAAACGTCAGTGTAAATTAATAAGTATTTAAAGTTTAATGATAAATAGAGGAGAATTATAATAATGGGATTAGTTACTAGAGATGATATTAGAAATATAGCTATTATTGCACATGTTGATCATGGTAAGACGACATTAGTAGACGGAATGTTAAAACAAAGCGGAATCTTTCATGAACAGAAGCAAGTAGAAAACAGAGTAATGGATACTAATGATTTAGAAAAAGAACGGGGTATTACGATTTTATCGAAAAATACAGCTATTGATTATAAAGGAATTAAGGTCAATATTGTTGATACTCCTGGTCATGCTGATTTTGGTGGAGAAGTAGAGAGAATTTTAAAGATGGTAGATGGAGTATTATTAATTGTAGATGCTTTTGAAGGGCCGATGCCTCAGACTAAGTTTGTATTGAGAAAAGCATTAAATTTAGATTTGAAGCCAATAGTGGTAATTAATAAGATAGATCGCAGTAATGCTCGCCCCTATGAAGTAGAAGATGAAGTTTTAGAATTATTCATTGAATTAGAGGCTTCTGATGAACAGTTAGAGTTTCCTGTAATTTATGCTTCTGGATTAGAAGGATTTTCTAAAGAAAAATTAGATGAGGAAAATAGAAATTTAGAACCGTTATTTCAGAAAATAATTACTCAAATTCCACCACCGACTGTAGATTTGAATGCACCATTACAGATGATAGTGACTACAATAGAATATAATGATTATGTAGGTAGACTTGCAGTAGGGAAGATTAAACAGGGTAAGATATCTAATGGAGCTTTAGTTTCAATCTGTAGATCTGATGGTAGTATTATTACTGATCAGATAAGTAATCTCTATCAGTATTCAGGTCTTGGACGCAAAGAAGTTGAAGATGCGAAAGCAGGTGACATAGTAGCTATTTCTGGGCTGAATGAAATAAATATTGGGGAAACAATTGCTGATAAAGATGATCCAAAGCCGTTACCATTTATTGAGATTGAAAAGCCTACTGTGACAATGACATTTACTACTAATGATAGTCCTTTCGCTGGTCAAGAAGGTGAGTTTTTAACTTCGCGTCATCTTCAGGCTAGATTTGATAAAGAATTAGAGAGGAATGTAGCTTTGGATGTGACTGAAACTAATAGTCCAGATACCTGGCGTGTTTCTGGTCGGGGTGTGCTTCATTTATCAGTTTTAATTGAAACTATGCGCCGTGAAGGTTATGAGTTTCAAGTTTCTAAACCAGATGTAATTACTAAACAAGAAGATGGTCAAAAATTAGAACCAATAAAAGAGTTAGTGATTGATATTCCTGAAAAATTCATGGGAACAATTATGGAGGAAATAGGACAGCGTAAAGGACAGATGCAGAATATGAAGCATCTTAATGCTGAGAGAATTAGATTAATATTTGAAATTCCAGCTAGGGGGCTAATTGGTTTTAGATCTGATTTTTTAACTATAACTAAAGGAGAAGGAATTATTAATCATACTTTTTCTCATTATGCTCCTTATAAAGGAGGATTACCTGAACGGCAACATGGTTCTTTAGTAGCAACTGAAAAAGGAGAAGTAACGAGATTTGGTATCTTTAATGCTCAGGAAAGAGGAATAATATTTGTTAGTCCTGGAACTAGAGTTTATCGGGGAATGATAATTGGAGAGAATGCACGGCCAAGTGATTTAGATATTAACATCTGCAAACAGAAAAAACTAGATAATATGCGTTCTGGTTCAGCTGATGAAGCAATCGATTTAATTCCTCCTACTGAATTGAGTTTAGAAGAAGCTTTAAATTATATTGCTGATGATGAGTATGTAGAAATTACTCCTAAAAATATTAGATTAAGAAAGAAAATTTTAAATGCGAAGAAACGCAGAAGAGCTAAAAAGAATTAACAGTTATCTAAGCGGAAGAATTGCTCAGCTTTATTTTAGTTTTGGGCAGGAAAAGCATTTATCTATGAGGAAATTTAGTTTTAGACGATGAAAATAACCTTTAGTGATAATTAATTCGAGAGGGGGAAGGGAATGTATCTAACATCGAGAGTAGAAGAAATTGATGAATCACCTACCTTAGCAATTAGCTCAAAAGCAAAGCAAATGAAAAATCAGGGACTTGATATTGTTGGTCTAGGAGCTGGAGAACCTGATTTTGAAACACCTGATCATATAAAAGAAGCAGGAATTGAAGCGATTGAGGCTGGATTTACTCACTATACTACTACTTCTGGGATCCAAGAATTAAAAGAAGCTATCTGTAATAAATTAAAGAGAGATAATGGTTTAGAGTATAATACAGATGAAATTATTGTTTCTTCTGGAGCTAAACATTCATTATATAATACTCTTCAGGCGATTTGCGAAGAAGGGGATGAAATTATTGTACCTACACCTTACTGGGTAAGCTATCCTCAGCAGATTAAATTAGCTGGAGGAGAAACAGTAGTTATTGAAACAAGCGAAGAGAATGGTTTTAAACTCAAGCCTGAAGATTTAAAAGCTAAAATTAATAATAAGACTCGGGGGATTATTTTAAATACGCCATCTAATCCGACAGGAACTGTCTATACAGAAGAAGAATTAGCAGAGATTGCTAAAATAGCTGTCGAAAATGGAATTTATATTATTGCTGATGAAATTTACGAAAAGATATATTATGACCAGAAGCCAGTAAGTATAGCTAGCTTGAATAAAGAAATTAAAGAATTAACAATTTTAATTAATGGAGTTTCAAAGGCTTATTCAATGACTGGATGGAGAATTGGCTATGCGGCAGCCGAGAGTGAAATAGTATCAGCAATGTCGAAACTTCAAAGCCATAGTACTTCTAATCCAAATTCTATTGCTCAGAAGGCTAGTTTAGCTGCCTTGCAGGGAAGTCAAGAGCCAGTAGAAAAGATGGTAACAGCTTTCGAGAAAAGAAGAAATTATATATTAGATAGAATTAATCGAATTAATGGGCTATCAGCTCGAAAACCTAAAGGGGCCTTTTATCTTTTTGTTAATGTTTCTGAATTAATAGGAAGTAAGATAGCTAATAATGAGGTTGTTGATGATAATAAACTGGCTGATGTTTTACTTACTGAAGCAAAAGTAGCAGTAGTACCAGGTTCTGCTTTTGGAGCGCCTAGTTATCTGCGGTTGTCTTATGCTGCATCTTTATCAGAATTAACCAAAGCTTTGGATAGAATTGAGGGATTATTAGGAACCGAAGCTTAATTTGACTCAGCAGCTTTAACTTTAATTATAGTTTCTCGTTGAAGAAGTAGCCAGATTAAATTTATTTTATAATTTGTGTCATCAACAAGAATTACTCGGTCGTCAATAGTATTACTAATTAAAGTACCATCAATTTTGTTCATCTGGCGACCGATAATGCTTTTTAATAATTCATATAATTTTTCTTTTAATTTTTGTTTGATATGTTTATTTTCTTCAGTTTCAATTATAATTTTTATATTTTGGACTACTTTCCACTTTCTATTAGCTAAGCTTTCTTCGAGTTTTTTTAATTCATTATTTTTAGTTTGAATCTTATTAGTTAGTTCATTATTTTCATAAATTAGTTGATCAATTTGACGGGCAGTAATTAAATTTATTATTAGCCCACCGACAATCACCCCTAAAATAAAAGCGGCTAGTAGTTGATATAGTTCACGTTGGGTAAGAGTTAAGAATCTGAATTTCATGATTTATTTACCCCCAGTTAGAATAGTAATTAACCAGATTGCTAATTGGGCTCCTAAAAAAGCTGAGATCAGAATTAATAGCTGTTTAGCTACTAAAGATATTTTTCCTTCCATAAAGCCACCTTCTAAAACTCTTAAATTGGAAAAAGTTCCACCAATAGCAGTGGCAATAGCCCAGAGTTTAATATCTTTAGCTAATTTAAACATAAGTTTAATCGGTGACTGCTGTGTAAGAACTCCGGCTAAGCTACCGACTAAGACTCCACCTAATAAAACTCCAAGTGAAGTAAAGAAGGCTATAATTATTCTTTGCATATTATCACCTGCTTAAATTGTTAATAATATATATTGATTTAAGTATTGATTTAGAACCGCCTTTTAAAGGCAGGATTTTAGAGTAGTTAGCGTGAATTAGTATATATTAGGGTAATAGACGCTTAAGATATTAACAGATTATTTTTAGTAATAAAGGAGGGCTGGTAATGAGTGAATTTGTGCATCTTCATGTTCATACTGAATATAGTCTCCTTGATGGAGCAGCTAAAATTGAAGAATTAGTAACTCAAGCTGCTGATTATGGAATGCCAGCCTTAGCTATTACTGATCATGGAAATATGTATGGAGTAGTAGAGTTTTATAAAGCAGCTAAAAAAGCAGGGATTAAGCCAATTATTGGATCTGAAGTTTATGTAGCTCCAGATAGTAGATTTGATCAAAAAAGTGGACAATCAGATAGTCCTTATCATTTAGTTTTATTGGCTAAGAATAATCAGGGATATCGAAATTTATTGAAGTTAGTTTCTAAAGGATATCTTGAAGGATTTTATTATAAACCGCGAGTTGATCTAGAATTACTTAAAGAGTTTAGTGAAGGTTTAATCTGTTTAAGTGGTTGTTTGGCCGGTAGAATCCCCAGAGATCTTTTGAATGAACAAGAGCAGCAGGCAAGAAAGATGATCAAGACATACCAAGATATATTTGGTGAAAATAATTTTTATTTAGAATTACAGGATCAAGGATTAAGAAAAGAAAAGATAGTTAATCATTCATTAATAGATTTAGGAAGAGAATTGGATGTACCGTTAGTAGCTACTAATGATGTACATTACTTAAACCAGGAAGATGCTCAGGCCCATGATGTATTGCTCTGTATTCAGACTGGAAAAAAATTAACAACAGAAGATAGAATGAAATTTCCCAATGATGAATTTTACTTAAAGAATAATCAGGAAATGGCTGAGATTTTTTCTGAAGTTCCACAGGCAATTGAAAATACAAGAGAAATTGCTGAGCGTTGTAATGTAGAACTTGATTTTGACCAAACATATCTTCCTTATTATGAGGTTCCGGATGAGGAAAGTTTGTCTTCTTATTTGCAGGAATTATGTTTAAAAGGAGCTAGAAGGCGATATGGCGAATTAACTGAGGAAGTAAAAGAACGGTTAGATTATGAATTAGAGATTATTAATGAAATGGGTTATCCAGCTTATTTTTTAATTGTCTGGGATTTCATTGAATATGCTAAAGATAAGGGGATTATGGTTGGGCCCGGTCGTGGTAGTGCAGCTGGGAGTTTAGTTTCTTATGTCTTAGGAATTACAGATATAGATCCGTTAGAACATGGTTTGATTTTTGAACGATTTTTGAATCCGCAGCGTGTTAGTATGCCTGATATTGATATAGATTTCTGTTATCAGCGTCGTGATGAAGTAATTGATTATGTAACTGAAGAATATGGACAAGATCGAGTAGCTCAAATTATTACTTTCGGGACTATGGCAGCTCGAGCAGTAGTGAGAGATGTAGGAAGAGTTTTAGATTTACCCTATGCACAAGTAGATGAGATAGCGAAATTAATACCTTTTGGTGCTGATTTAGAGGAGGCTTTGGAATCTTCTCAGGACCTTAAGGAGCTTTATCATAAAAAGGATAGGGTTAAAGAATTAATTGATTATGCTCAGAAATTAGAAGGATTACCGCGCCATGCTTCTACCCATGCAGCAGGAGTTGTCATTTCTAAGGAAAAATTAACAGAGTATACTCCTCTTCAACAAAATAAAGGAGAGGTTACTACTCAGTATCCAATGGGGGATTTAGAAGCTATTGGCCTGTTAAAGATGGATTTTCTGGGATTGAGAACTCTAACAGTAATTAATAATACCTTAGAGATTATTGAACAAACTCAGGATGTTGAACTTAATTTAGCTGAGATTTCCCTGGATGATGAAAAGACATATGAACTGTTGCAGACAGGTAATACTGAGGGGCTTTTTCAGATTGAATCAAATCTTTTTCAGCGGTTAATTGCTGACTTAAAGCCGACACGTTTTGAAGATTTAATTGCTCTATTAGCTTTAGGGAGACCTGGGCCGTTAGGTAGTGGAATGGTGGATGATTTTATCAAACGGTGCCACGGTGAAGCTGAGGTAGAGTATCCTCATCCTGTGTTAAAAGAAATTTTAGAAGAAACTTATGGCGTTATTCTCTATCAGGAACAGGTAATGCGGATTGCCAATGAAATAGCAGGTTATAGTCTTGGTGAAGCTGATATTCTTCGTCGTGGGATGGGAAAAAAGAAGCCAGAATTGTTAAAGAAGCATCGACAGAAGTTCATTGATGGTGCTTTAGAGAAAGGATATTCGGAAGAATTAGCTAATGAATTATTTGATTTAATGGAATATTTCGGCGGCTATGGGTTTAATAAATCACATAGTGCTGCATATGCATTTGTTTCTTATCGGACAGCTTATCTTAAGACCTATTATCCGGTAGAATTTATGGCAGCATTATTAAGCAGTGTTATGGGTAATAGTGATAAAGTTGCCCGTTATATAGAAGAATGTAATCGAATGGAGATTGAAGTTCTACCGCCTGATGTGAATGAGAGTGAAGTTAGATTTACTGTGGTTGAAGATAGAATTAGATTTGGATTAGAGGCAGTTAAAAATGTAGGACAGAAAGCTATTGAAGAAATAATCAGATCTCGAAAAGAAGAAGGGAACTTTGAATCTCTAGCTGATTTTTGTCAAAAGGTTTCCTTAGGTAAAGTTAATCAGCGGGTGATAGAAAGCTTAATTAAAGCTGGGGCCTTTGATTCATTAGGTGCTCACCGGTCACAGATGTTAACGGTTTTAGAAGATTTATATGAGCAGGCTCGTCAGATACAGAAAGAGAAAGGGAACGGACAGCAGTCTTTTGGTGATTTTCTAGATGCTGATGAGTTTGGAAATGTTGAAATTAGACTGCCTGAAATGTCTGAATATAGTCATGAGCAGTTATTAGCTATGGAGCGGGAATATCTGGGACTTTATATCTCTGGTCATCCTATTGATAAGTACCAGAATTTATTATCTAAGAATAGATTTAAATCGATAGTAGCTATTAAAGATTTATCTGATGAGGAAGAAGTTAAATTTGGAGGTATTATAAATGATTTAAATCAGATTGTAACTAAAAATGGAAAAGATATGGCTTTTTTAGAGTTAGAAGATAGAACGGGGCGATTAGAAGTAATAGTCTTTCCTGAACAGTATAATGATTCTCAGGAATTATTAATTCCAAAGAATTTTATAATGGGTAAAGGGAGATTAGATAAAAATGAAGAGGGGACTAAATT
The DNA window shown above is from Sporohalobacter salinus and carries:
- a CDS encoding DNA polymerase III subunit alpha: MSEFVHLHVHTEYSLLDGAAKIEELVTQAADYGMPALAITDHGNMYGVVEFYKAAKKAGIKPIIGSEVYVAPDSRFDQKSGQSDSPYHLVLLAKNNQGYRNLLKLVSKGYLEGFYYKPRVDLELLKEFSEGLICLSGCLAGRIPRDLLNEQEQQARKMIKTYQDIFGENNFYLELQDQGLRKEKIVNHSLIDLGRELDVPLVATNDVHYLNQEDAQAHDVLLCIQTGKKLTTEDRMKFPNDEFYLKNNQEMAEIFSEVPQAIENTREIAERCNVELDFDQTYLPYYEVPDEESLSSYLQELCLKGARRRYGELTEEVKERLDYELEIINEMGYPAYFLIVWDFIEYAKDKGIMVGPGRGSAAGSLVSYVLGITDIDPLEHGLIFERFLNPQRVSMPDIDIDFCYQRRDEVIDYVTEEYGQDRVAQIITFGTMAARAVVRDVGRVLDLPYAQVDEIAKLIPFGADLEEALESSQDLKELYHKKDRVKELIDYAQKLEGLPRHASTHAAGVVISKEKLTEYTPLQQNKGEVTTQYPMGDLEAIGLLKMDFLGLRTLTVINNTLEIIEQTQDVELNLAEISLDDEKTYELLQTGNTEGLFQIESNLFQRLIADLKPTRFEDLIALLALGRPGPLGSGMVDDFIKRCHGEAEVEYPHPVLKEILEETYGVILYQEQVMRIANEIAGYSLGEADILRRGMGKKKPELLKKHRQKFIDGALEKGYSEELANELFDLMEYFGGYGFNKSHSAAYAFVSYRTAYLKTYYPVEFMAALLSSVMGNSDKVARYIEECNRMEIEVLPPDVNESEVRFTVVEDRIRFGLEAVKNVGQKAIEEIIRSRKEEGNFESLADFCQKVSLGKVNQRVIESLIKAGAFDSLGAHRSQMLTVLEDLYEQARQIQKEKGNGQQSFGDFLDADEFGNVEIRLPEMSEYSHEQLLAMEREYLGLYISGHPIDKYQNLLSKNRFKSIVAIKDLSDEEEVKFGGIINDLNQIVTKNGKDMAFLELEDRTGRLEVIVFPEQYNDSQELLIPKNFIMGKGRLDKNEEGTKLIAQKLHEAPEEKLYLKLEDINSKQLQRLARVLKGVSGSTPVYLVLKLAKEKIVISTGNQFSVKLETELENKLQEISGVKDYILA